Proteins co-encoded in one Astyanax mexicanus isolate ESR-SI-001 chromosome 1, AstMex3_surface, whole genome shotgun sequence genomic window:
- the tnpo1 gene encoding transportin-1 has translation MECQWKPDEQGLQQILQLLKESQSPDTGTQRSVQQKLEQLNQFPDFNNYLIFVLTKLKSEDEPTRSLSGLILKNNVKAHYQNFPNGVSDFIKNECLQNIGDSSPLIRATVGILITTIASKGELQNWPELLPKLCLLLDSEDYNTCEGAFGALQKICEDSAEILDSDVLDRPLNVMIPKFLQFFKHSSPKIRSHAIACVNQFIISRTQALMLHIDPFIENLFALAGDEEPEVRKNVCRALVMLLEVRMDRLLPHMHNITEYMLQRTQDQDENVALEACEFWLTLAEQPVCKEVLSGHLSKLAPVLVNGMKYSEIDIILLKGDVEEDEAVPDSEQDIRPRFHRSRTVAQQHEGGDGIEDEEDNDEDDLDDDDTISDWNLRKCSAAALDVLANVFRDDLLLHLLPLLKELLFHPDWVIKESGILVLGAIAEGCMQGMIPYLPELIPHLVQCLSDKKALVRSITCWTLSRYAHWVVSQPADAYLKPLMTELLKRILDSNKRVQEAACSAFATLEEEACTELVPYLAFILDTLVFAFSKYQHKNLLILYDAIGTLADSVGLHLNKPEYIQMLMPPLIQKWNQLKDEDKDLFPLLECLSSVATALQSGFLPYCEPVYQRCVNLVQKTLAQAMLHQSQPDVYEAPDKDFMIVALDLLSGLAEGLGGNIEQLVARSNILTLMYQCMQDKMPEVRQSSFALLGDLTKACFQHVKPCIADFMPILGTNLNPELISVCNNATWAIGEISIQMGSEMQPYVSMVLHQLIEIINRPNTPKTLLENTAITIGRLGYVCPQEVAPMLQQFIRPWCTSLRNIRDNEEKDSAFRGICTMITVNPGGVVQDFIFFCDAVASWVNPKEDLRDMFYKILHGFKNQVGEENWRRFSDQFPLPLKERLTAFYGV, from the exons ATGGAGTGCCAGTGGAAGCCAGACGAGCAGGGGCTTCAGCAGATCCTACAGCTTCTCAAGGAGTCCCAGTCTCCCGACACGGGCACGCAGAGATCCGTCCAACAA AAACTTGAACAGCTCAATCAATTTCCAGACTTCAACAATTACTTGATATTCGTGCTCACAAAGCTCAAGTCAGAAG ATGAGCCCACTCGTTCCCTCAGTGGGTTAATCTTGAAGAACAACGTAAAAGCTCATTACCAGAACTTTCCTAATGGAGTCTCTGACTTTATCAAAAACGAGTGCTTGCAGAACATTGGAGACTCTTCACCTCTTATCAGAGCCACTGTGG GTATACTCATCACTACAATAGCCTCTAAAGGAGAGTTACAGAACTGGCCAGAGCTTTTACCTAAACTCTGTTTGCTGCTGGATTCAGAGGATTACAACACATGTGAA GGAGCTTTTGGAGCTCTGCAGAAGATCTGTGAGGATTCGGCTGAAATTCTGGACAGTGACGTGCTCGACCGACCTCTGAATGTAATGATACCAAAATTTCTACAGTTCTTCAAGCACAGTAGCCCtaaaatcag ATCTCATGCCATTGCTTGTGTGAATCAGTTTATCATCAGCAGAACACAGGCCCTGATGCTGCACATAGATCCATTCATTGAA AACCTGTTTGCACTGGCAGGGGACGAGGAGCCAGAGGTCAGGAAGAATGTATGCAGGGCTCTGGTCATGCTGCTGGAGGTCCGCATGGACCGCCTCCTCCCCCACATGCACAACATTACAGAG TACATGCTGCAGCGGACGCAGGACCAGGATGAGAATGTTGCACTGGAAGCCTGTGAGTTCTGGCTCACGCTGGCAGAGCAGCCTGTTTGTAAAGAAGTGCTTTCTGGACACCTGTCCAA GTTAGCCCCAGTTTTGGTAAATGGAATGAAATACTCTGAAATCGACATCATTCTTCTGAAG GGTGATGTGGAGGAAGATGAAGCAGTTCCAGACAGTGAGCAGGACATTCGGCCTAGATTCCACCGCTCACGTACGGTTGCTCAACAGCACGAGGGTGGGGACGGCATTGAAGATGAAGAAGACAACGATGAGGACGATCTGGATGACGACGACACAATCTCAGACTGGAACTTGC gaAAATGCTCCGCTGCAGCTTTGGATGTTCTGgcaaatgttttcagagatgaCCTGCTGCTACACCTTCTTCCACTGTTGAAAGAACTGCTTTTCCACCCAGACTGGGTCATCAAAGAATCTGGCATACTGGTGCTTGGAGCCATTGCTGAAG GCTGTATGCAGGGTATGATTCCTTACCTACCCGAGCTGATTCCTCACCTGGTGCAGTGTCTGTCCGATAAAAAGGCTCTGGTCCGCTCAATCACCTGCTGGACTCTAAGCCGCTACGCACACTGGGTGGTGAGCCAGCCTGCCGATGCCTACCTCAAGCCCCTCATGACTGAGCTGCTCAAACGCATACTGGACAGCAACAAGCGTGTTCAAGAGGCAGCATGCAG TGCCTTTGCTACTCTGGAGGAGGAGGCATGTACAGAGTTGGTGCCCTATCTGGCCTTCATTCTGGACACCTTGGTCTTTGCCTTTAGTAAATACCAGCACAAGAACCTGCTCATCCTATATGATGCCATCGGCACACTGGCAGATTCTGTAGGCCTCCATCTTAATAAACCG gAATATATTCAGATGCTGATGCCACCATTGATTCAGAAGTGGAACCAGCTGAAAGATGAAGATAAAGACCTTTTCCCTCTCCTGGAG TGCCTGTCATCTGTGGCTACAGCCCTGCAGAGCGGCTTCCTGCCATACTGTGAACCGGTCTACCAGCGGTGTGTTAACTTGGTCCAGAAAACCCTTGCGCAAGCCATG CTCCACCAGTCCCAGCCTGATGTCTATGAAGCTCCTGATAAAGATTTCATGATTGTTGCTCTGGATTTGCTCAGTGGACTAGCTGAAGGTCTCGGGGGCAATATTGAACAGTTGGTGGCTCGGAGCAACATCCTCACCCTCATGTATCAGTGCATGCAG gATAAAATGCCAGAGGTACGACAGAGTTCTTTTGCTCTCTTGGGAGATCTCACTAAAGCCTGTTTTCAACATGTCAAACCATGCATTG CGGATTTCATGCCTATTTTAGGCACAAACCTGAACCCAGAACTAATATCTGTGTGCAACAATGCAACCTGGGCCATCGGGGAAATCTCTATTCAAATGG GCTCTGAGATGCAGCCCTATGTGTCCATGGTCTTACACCAACTGATAGAGATCATTAACAGACCCAACACACCCAAGACTCTGCTGGAGAATACAG CAATAACAATTGGTCGTCTTGGTTACGTTTGTCCTCAAGAGGTGGCACCCATGCTACAGCAGTTTATAAGACCCTG GTGCACCTCGCTGCGCAATATAAGAGACAATGAAGAGAAAGACTCTGCCTTCAGGGGAATCTGCACCATGATCACTGTCAACCCTGGAGGTGTGGTGCAG GACTTTATATTTTTCTGTGATGCTGTTGCATCATGGGTGAACCCTAAAGAGGATCTACGAGACATGTTCTATAAG ATCCTACATGGGTTTAAGAACCAGGTGGGAGAAGAGAATTGGAGGCGTTTCTCAGATCAGTTCCCCCTCCCTCTTAAGGAGCGGCTTACAGCCTTCTATGGAGTCTAA